TCTTTGAGCAAACTCCAAAATTCTCTGTGCCAAGCTAAGATTTGTAAAAGTTTCTGCTTGACTTCTTTCAAACCCACCACGTGACACTGTTTTTGATACAAGCTGCGATGGCATCTTCAAAAGGTAATAAGCCATATATCCTACTGTGCCATCAAGCGTCTTTACCTTCACCCAGCCATTTTGTTCTCTTGACAGGACATACACCTTGCTACCATTTTTTAATGTCTTTAGCACCTTTGATGTGGTTGACATATCACTTCTTAAGCGCGCATTGTCTTTTAAAACTGTAGCTTGCGCAGCTTTAGCAGCCGTTTTTGCAACACTTGCCCTTGAAGTATTTGAAACTGCACTCCTTTTTTCATTTGTAATAGTTATGTAATCAGACTTTACATACCCAACAATTCCATCATACGAAATCTTTACCCATCCACCTGCATTTGACAAAACTTGGGCTTTAAACCCTTTGGGGAAAACTCCTAAAATCTTACTACTTGTTGAAGGTGCGCTTCTTATATTTATTGTAGATTTTGCCTGGGCTGACTGGGCAAAGACCTTTGCAGAAAAAAACATCAAAAAAATTCCAAGAATTATAGCTATTAAACTTTTTAGATTCATACAAAAACTCCCTTCTTGAGGCTTACGGGATTAGCTGACGGGTTCGGGACAAGAAGGCTATCCCTACGGCAAATTCTTTTTTGCCGATTCACCCCTGAATTACTTTGGTTCTCCCGCTGTCTGAGCAATTTTTACAATTTGCTCAGACATTCAGCCTATGAAGTTTATTATTTTGATGGTATTATTTTATTACAAGTAACTTTATTCTGTCAACCCTTTTTTACAGAATTGTTACACAAATATTTCTAAAATATTACAACACCATCTTTAAAAACCCATGTCTTCTTTGACAAGCACAACCTTGATTCTTCCTTTTGCAGGAGATCTTCTTGTTACAACAATATGGCTGCAGATGCACTCAAAACTTAAACAATCATGGCATTTTCCATCCTGAGTACATGGTGTGTTTCGAGAAAGTCTTTTTGAGTTCATAGGAGATGCTATGTTCCTTACCCTCAGCAAACCTTGCTCTTCGTTTAAAACAAGCTTGTTCTTACCGGCAATCACTATTACATTTTTAGGACCAAAAAGAAGCGCTGCAAGTCTGTTGCCATTTCCATCTATGTTTATGAGTTTTCCGTCAAGTGTTATTGCGTTTGTTGACATAAGATAGTAGTCAGCCCAGAAAGATTTTCTGTAAATCTCACCAAGCTCCTCAGGTGTTATACCTTCTTTGTATCTGTCCAAAAAGTTGTAATTGCCATTTCTCAGAAAATCTATCACACCACACTCAAAAAGTGTCATCGACCCGCCACAAGATACCACACTGCCTTTTGAAATGAGCTTTTCTAAAAGAGGCACAACATCTTCTTTTTTCTCGATAACAAAACATTCAAAGTTTCTTGCTTCCAAGTTTTTCTTTACAGTTTCAAAGTTTGTATCTATCCACCATGCCTTGTGTGGATTCATTTTAAATCACCCCTTGACATTTTATCGTTTGTCTCTTTTAAGATATAATCTTGCAAGCTCTCAATGCTTGAAAAAACTAACGCTTTTTCCCTCAAGCAATTGTAAAGTTTAGTTGCCAAACCACCTGTGAAATCACGTTTTGAAATATCCTCTTCTTCAATTATACAAAGATGATTAGCAAATTTAAGTGCCTCTAAGTTTTTTAAGTTTTGAACACCAAATGGAATGTTGCACAGCACACACAGGTCTGCTTTCTTGATAAGCTGAATGTTTTCGATGTACTCTTTTTCTCCAATTGGCATAAAAGGTTTTGTAAAAACTGTATAGATGGAAAAAAGTTGAGCTGTTTCAAAGTCTGTATCGTTTGTGGAAAGAACACCTGTTGTCACCCTGCATCCCATTTCAATTAGCATCTTATAAAGAAGCTGTGCACTTCCACCTCCTGATACAACATGTACATGAAAAGTTTTTGGAACGTCTGTCTGGATAAGCTCTATGTCAAATATACCGAAAGGATTTTTGTAAACAACTGCATCAACTTCATATACTTTTCTTATATTCTCCTGAGTTAAAACCTCATCAGGTCTTCCAATATCCACAACTCTGCCATCTTTCATCATAATGATGCTATCACACACTTTTGCTGCCATCTTCAGATTATGAATTGCCATTATGACTATCTTCCCAGAAAACGCTTCTTCTCTTACAAGCCTAAGTATCTTTTCCTGATGAGAGATGTCTAAATTTGAGTTCGGCTCGTCCAAAAGTAAAACTTTAGTATCCTGAGCAAGTACACGAGCAAAAGAAGTTCTTTGCCTCTCACCACCTGATATCCTTAATATGCTCGAAAATTTTTTACTGGAAAGTTCAACCTGTTTTATTTTCTTCTCTGCAATTGTTCTACTTTCTTTGCTGTTTAAAAATTTACTCTTTTCATAAGGAAATCTCCCCATCATAACAACATCAAGGACTGTAAAAGGAAAGTTTGAAAATACATGTTGTGGCATATACGAGATATGCTTAGCCCTTTCTATATCAGAAAGTTGGCTAAGCTGCATATTATCAAAATAGATTTTTCCTTCAAAAATTTTGACAAGTCCTGCTAAAGCCTTTATCAGTGTACTTTTACCACTTCCGTTTGGTCCAACAAATCCATAGACTTTCCCTTCTTCGAACTTAAGCCTTCCGTCTACCTCAACAATGGGATAAGAGTAGCCGCATTTAAGGTTCTCAACAAAAAGAGGCATTATTCTATACACTCACCTCATTTTCATGCTTTTTCAGAAGGTACAGAAAGTATGGTACCCCCACTAAAGAGGTTATAATCCCAACCTTTACTTCAACCGGTGAAAACAATACTCTTGCAATTGTATCACACACAATCAAAAATATTCCACCACTTAAAATTGAAGCAGGTATCAGCCTTCTATAATCGCTTCCAACAATAAGTCTGAGCATGTGGGGGACAATTAGCCCAACAAAGCTGATTGGTCCTGAGACAGAAACCGCTATTCCTGTTATGAGCGAAACAAGAAAAAGCAAGGTTTTTTTCAGCTTTTCTGGATTTACTCCAATTGTAAAGCTTTCTTCCTCTCCAAGTATCAAAATGTTTATCCTCTTTGCAAATAGCAATGAGCACAGTATCAAAATACAAAGAGGAACTAAGCTAATCTTCACATGCACCCAGCTTCGACCGTCTAAACTACCGAGCATCCAAAAAATATATTCGCTTACCTGATACTGATTTATGTTTGAAAGAATCAAAGAGTTTATGGAAGACACAAAGGTTGAAACTGCAATACCAATTAAAATGAGGTTTGTAATGGGCGTTTTGTTGTTCTTGGTTGAAAGCCTATACACTAAAAACGAAATCAAAAGCGCACCTGCAAAAGCAAACAATGGTAAATAAAATATGTTTATGGTGTTGAGCGAAAAGGCTATGCAAACAATAGCACCTAAACTTGCACCACTTGATGTCCCAATAATACCTGAATCTGCCATAGGATTTCTGTAAAGTCCTTGAACCAATGCACCTGCTACGCTTAAGCTCATCCCGACAACCATTGCAATTAATATTCTTGGTAGTCTTATCTGACTTACAATAGTCAAATCAAGGCTGTTTACAGAACCTTTATTTAATCCTATCATAAATAAAAGCGCCTTTAAAACACGAAGGGGAGGGATAAAAACACTTCCCACCCCTATGGATATTATAAATACTGCAAAAAGCAGAAAAGCTAAAATAATCAAAACCTTTTTCAACTATACCACCACTTATAAAAACCTTATTTAAAAAGATACGGATATGCAGCTTTTGCTAAGTCATAAATACCTTCAACAATATAGTGCGAAACTGTTTGAACGTGCCTATCATCAAGAATAATTACGCTGTTGTTCTTCACAGCTTTCAAGTTTTTGAAAGCAGGGTCTTTTTTGAACTCCTCTACATACTGCTGAGAAGTCTTTTTGGGATTGTACGACGCAGATGGAATAACAATGATGTCAGGGTCCCATTCCAAAATTTGCTCTTTTGAAATAGTTGGCCAACCTTTCAATCCCGCAACAGCAGCTATATTTATAACCCCTGCATATTTTGCTATCTCATGCTGAGTCGTATTTTTACCATATGTGGAATTGAAGTAGTATGTGTAGAAAAGCACATATTTTTTCTTTCTCAAGTATTTTACCTTTTTCTGGACAAAATTTATTTTATCGTCCATGTACTTTATAAGAGCCTGGCCTTTCTGGATTTCACCAGTTAGCTTTGAAAGATTTATTATCTCCTGTTTAATATTTTCAATTGAATTTGGATTTAAGCTGACATATATAGGACACTTAAGACCTTTCTTCAAAAGGTCGTACTTTGACTTGTCAATGTAATAAGGCACTATCACAAGGTCAGGTTTTGCCGCAATTATTTTTTCAATGTCGTTGCTCGAATATCTGCCTTTTACATTCTTAGCAAGATTCACAACATTCGAATTGTTCTTGTCATCAGCAAATATAGAAAGTCCTACAATTCTGTTAGCAGACACCATATTGAGCAAAATCTCATCTGTCTGAAGCGCAAGCGACAAAATCCTTTGAGGTTTTTGCTTTACAGTTATGCTATATCCTTTTCCATCCTTGACTGTGACAGGGAAGTCGGCAGCATGTGAATAAAATGGAATTAAAGCTACAGCAAATGTAATTAAAACAACTATTGCAATTAGCTTTTTAGAAAACTTCATCGGCATATTCAACCCCTTTGTATGTAATAATTTGCTTGCATTATTATATCACACAAGTTGCTGGATGTCTATACTAATTATTTCTGTTTCTTCTGGTAATAAATTTAATAAGGTAGGATCAAAAGGAAGCTCACGGTTTACCCACCTTATATAACCACTCACTGGGGATTTCAAGGTGTACGTCTTGTAGATTGACTCAATTCTTGCAAACTCTTCTCCTTCTTGAATATACCCTGACGTCTTGAAAAACTCAAATATAACAATATCACCAAGTTCTATTTCCAAATTTTTAGTTATTCCCACTGAAGCAAGCGAACCATTAACTTCAACCCACATATTCCCAAAAAGAAGCCTCTCACCATACAGCATCTTTTCCATTCCCTTTTTAAAAATATTTTTTTACTTTCCAGCAAATTTTTTTAGTTGATCATAAGTCATCATACCAACATTTTTCGCTATTACCTTGCCTTTTTCGTCAATCAAAAATGTTGTGGGTATTCCTTCAATCCCAAATTGTGCAGAAATCTTTCCATCTCTGTCAAGAAGTACTGGGTACGTCACTCCCATTGAACTTAAGAACTCTTCAACTGTTGTTTTATCTTCTTGAATATTAATGCCAATCAAAACAACATCTTCGTTTTCGCGATAAAATCTTTCAAAATCGGGTATCTCAGCCCTGCAGGGTGGACACCATGTCGCAAAAAAGTTGAGCACAACCTTTTTACCCCTAAAATCTGATAATGAATACTCTTTGCCATCCACTGATACAAGCTTGAAATTGACTATACCTTCGGCAGCTGCGTTCTCTTTTGAGCGCGACATAATCTGGTATACTAAAAGCCCAATCAAAATGGCGCTTATCAATATAAAGATAACATTTTTGATTTTATTATTCAACATGAAATATTCACCTCTTCTTGAAATTTTCTATTTTTTACCTGAAAAAATTTATCTTATCAAAAAATGCAAGCATGCCAAATGCAATCAAAAGCGCACCTGTAAAATACTCTATTGCCCTGCTGTACCTATTCAACATGCCAAAAGAAGCTTTTAACCTATCTATTAAAAAGCTTGAGATCAAAAACGGCACGGCAAAACCCATCGAATAGATAAAAAGCAGCATCGCTCCTTTTAAAAGAGTCTTTGAAATAGCCGCCATACTCAAAATAGAGGTTAAAACTGGTCCCACACATGGGCTCCAGCTTATACTCAAAACCATTCCTAAGATTAATGGTGAAGCGTTAATATTCAAATTACTTTTACCCTGTATAGGTATAAAAATCCTTTTTAAAAAATCTGGTGACAAGTCAAGCATCACCAGACCCATCAAAACAATAACTATTGCTGCTATCTTTTTTAGCACAAAACTGTACCCAGAAAAAACACTGCCTACCACTGCAGCAAGCACTCCAAGTACAACAAAGACAATTGAAAATCCCAGAACAAACAAAAGGCTATTTTTTAACCTGCTACCCTTTTGAGAAAAAAGATATAGGACATACACAGGAATAAGCGGCAAAATACAGGGTGAGAAAAAAGACAAAAAACCGGCTGTTGCCGCAACAAAAATATCTATTTTCATAATATTCTTCCCCTTTTTTATTTGATTTTGTACCCACCATTTACAATTACCCACACATCATCCAGTGCTTTTAATCCTCTGCCATCACTTCTTGCTACTAAATAAAAATGGTTAAATAAAAGTTGCTGGTTTGCTCCTATATCTTTTGCGCTTGTCAAATCAATAATTGTTGCACCTTTTGGCAAAACTGAAATAGCTTTTCCAACCCGCACCACAAACTCTGTTGATGCATCAAACAAGATGGTTTTGTTTTTCGGAACCTTTATAACCTCATAACCTTTGGTATATATAAAGTCACCTTTTTTTACTCCTGAAGAACTTGAGATATTTTTTAATTGGGCATCAAGCTGTGCAGTTTGCAATTTTAACTTTTCAATCTCAGAAGACAAATTCGCAACGCGGCTTTGAAGCTTTGAAATATCCTGTGCTTGATCTGAAGAAGTATTTGTATCTTTAATCTTTTTATCTAATTCATTTATTTTATTGTCTATGTACGCCTTTAACTGGTCAACCTGCTTTTTTAAAAAACCGTATGTGACAAGAGCATTGCTGTCAATTGACTGTGTAGATGCAAATATAACCCCCAGGCTCAGCACTCCTGCGACCAGAACAAGTATCAAAAAATTTACGCCTTTTTTAAACCTGCACTTTCTTTCTTTTTCCAATCATATCCCTCCGCTGTCCATTCAATTAACCCAAGGCTTATAAGAATTGCCTGATTTACTTTTTCCATAACCTCATCAGAAAGCTTGCCAACCTTATTTTTGAGCCGCACTTTGTCAATTGTTCTGATCTGCTCAAGTAAAATGACAGAGTCACGGCTGAGACCAAACTCACCCGCACGAATCTCAACATGGGTTGGAAACTTGGCTTTGCCAATCTGTGAAGTTATCGCAGCCACAATCACAGTTGGGCTGTATTTGTTCCCTATATCATTTTGAATTACCAGAACTGGTCTTATGCCACCCTGCTCAGAACCAACATGAGGAGCAAGGTCAGCATAAAATATGTCTCCCCTTTTGATTTCAAGTGGTGGTTGATTTTGATTTTGTTGTATCACTTTCGCCACTCTCCGCTATCCTACTTTCTTCTATTCTATAAAAATCATACCCAAAATCATCATAAATTATATTCTCATATTTTAAAAGTCCTTCAAAATCAAGTGCAAGCCATTCGTTTGCAATGCTTCTATTTAGCTCTGCATATTTTTTATAACAACTTTCAAGTTCTCTTTCAATCTTTTTCTGCTTTCTTTTTTCAAAAGCTGTCCTCGTAAAACCATCATCATAAGAATTACTTTTATACTGCAAAAGGAATTTTACAAATCGTATTTGCGGCATCTCATTTCCCCCTTGCAAAACAAAATATAAAAAACATGTAGGAATAAGCGGATGAGCTTATTATCAATTATACGGTTTTTGAAAAGAATAAATCAATGTAAATTTTTCATAAGATATAGTTTAATATTTTGACAACTCGCCCATCCTTTATATAAACCCGTGGGATTCGTTTGCTAAATGAACACACAATCTCATAGTTTATAGTGCCAATCTGCTCAGCCAAATGGTCAGCCAAAATCTCATTTTTTCCTTGTTTTCCTATAATGACAACCTCATCGCCAATCTTGACATCCTCAATATCGGTCACATCTACCATGCATTGGTCCATACATATATTCCCAATAACCTTGGCAAACTCACCTTTTATGAGAACATATCTTTGACTACTTCCAATACGCGTAAAACCATCTGCATAACCAATAGGTATGGTAGCAATTTTGCTTTTGCGTGTAGTTATATATCTTCTGTTGTAGCTTATTGGGAAACCTTCCGGCACCTCTTTTACATTGATAACTCTTGCCTTGACAGACATCACAGGCTTGATACTTATGTGCTCTTTCAAGCTACTGTTTGGATAAAGCCCGTATAGGATAAGACCAAGCCTTACAACATCAAGTTGATACTGGGGGAAACGGATTGCCGCACTGCTATTTGCAATGTGCTTATATTTAAAGTATACCCCATTTTTATTGAGTTCTTTCACAAATTTTTCAAATTTCATAAACTGCTCATGCGTAAAATCATCAGAATCTGGATCGTCTGCAGATGAAAAATGAGAGAATATTCCTTCAAGTTCGATGTTTGGTAACTTTGCTATATTTAGAACTGTCTGTATACTTTCATCACAGCATAGAAATCCAATTCTTCCCATTCCAGTATCAACTTTGATATGTATCTTAGCATTTTTTCCTATCTTCTGTGCTGCCTGGCTAAGATAATATGCCTGCTCATACGTGTAAACTGTCTGGCTAATATCATTTTCAACAACCTGCTCAGAAAGTTCAAAAGGAGTAAAACCTAAAATTAAAATTGGAACATCAAAATTGAAATGTCTCAACTGCAATGCCTCGTCAATTATTGCCACAGCAAGCATACTAACACCATTTTTTACAAGTACTCTTGAAATTTCAACCGCTCCGTGCCCATATGCATCAGCTTTTACAACAGCCATTATTTTTGTTTGAGGTAAAATCTTTTTTTTGATATTTTCAAGATTGTACACCAAATTGTCAAGGTCAATCTCTGCCCACACCCTGTTGTAGAGCGACAATTTGTTCATCCCTTTCTATACTTTTTGTATTCTTTCAAGTAAATGGTTTTCATAAACCTTTTATCATGATATATTACTCCTATTTTTTCCAGTTTGTCGTATACAAAGTAGAAATGGAGGTACCTTATATCATCTTTCAGTTCTAACGTAACAATTGTTTGATTCTGCTGAACTACAATTGAGTACTTTTCGGCATTTATCAGCTTATCTATATAGTAGTCCAAAAATATGTCCTGGGCAATACTTTTTATGTTTTTGCCATCCATCAAAACATTTCCGTCCTCTTTTGTCAATTTTATCTTTCTTGTGCCGTTTACAAACTCCGCCTCAACCCTCCCATCAATTCTCTTTTCTAAAAACGAGTACTTTGAAACACCATCTTTTGAAGAGATTTCCACATAACCTTTTGCAATATAGTCGGAAAAAATTTTTAAAGCAGGACGTTGAACAGTATTTTTGCATCCAGAAAGTTCAAAAAGCAGCATAACTACTATACACAGCCAGAGTTTTTTATACAAAAACCTCATTCTTTATATTTAACCTTCAATTAGTCTCCTAATAGCACTATTGAGCCCCTCTATAATATCTGAGGGCAAAATTGTCTGCATTGTCTTTTTTTCAAGCAAGATATCTGCCGAAAGAGAATGAAGATATACCGACAGTTTTGCCGCCTCAAAAGCAGAATATCCTTGAGCAATCATAGACAAAATAATACCCGTGAGAACATCTCCGCTTCCGCCTTTTGCCATGCCAGGATTGCCAAGGACGTTTATAAAAACCATATCACCATCTGTAATTATTGTCCTTGAACCTTTTAGGACGCATATAGCTCTAAATTCACTTGCAATCTTCTTTGCAGCATCAATGGGACTTTTAGCAACATCTTTTACATCAACATCAAGTACTCTTGCAGCTTCCATATAATGCGGAGTTAAAACTTTTTGAGATTTATAGCTTGCCAAAAGTTCTCTTGCTTTTGGGCTTGATGAAAGAGTATTTAGTCCATCTGCATCTATTACAATAGGTATTTGGAAATTTTCTAAAATATGAATCAATATCTTTTCAACTTCTAAATCCCTTGTAAGCCCACAGCCAAACCCCAAAACATCAAGCTTGGCAAGGTATTCGTTAAATTTTACAAAACTATCAAAAGATATAACACCTTCTTTGCCCTCAAGAGGCAGCACTATTATCTCCGGTTTTCTTAAATTCTGAAAATAAAGCGCTTCTTGGGGTGTTATTAAGTAGCAAAGTCCACAGCCGCTTTGTACTGCAGCATTGCTGCACAGAACCGCCGCACCAGGATAATACTTTGACCCGGCAACTATTCCCACCTTGCCATAATCGCCTTTGTGAGAGTCGGGAAACCTGTAAAATCTGGATATATCTAAATCCTCAGCTGTTAGAATTTTTACCTTGATATCTTTGATAATCTTTTCAGGGATACCTATATCTTTAACAATTACCTTTCCACAATAATAGCTACCTGGGTACAAAATATTCCCTATCTTAGGGTAAACAAACGTTACTGTCTTGTTAGCCTTAACAGCACAGCCTTTAACTTGAGCTGAATCAGAGCAAATTCCACTTGGAATGTCAACCGAATATACATAAGCGCCGCTACCATTTATATACTCAATTGCCTCTTTATAAAGTCCATCAATCTCCTTTGAAAGACCTATTCCAAAGATTGCGTCAACTATTATGTCAAATCTCTGGGTTTTGAGAGATAATAATAGTTCTTCTGACAAAATGCTAACATCGACTTCCAGCCTTTTCAATATATCAAGGAAAACTTTGGATGTCAAAGTCACATTCTCATCGAATAAGAATACCTTTACATTTGGACAAACCTGGGCAAGATACCTTGCAACAACAAATCCATCGCCGCCATTGTTGCCTTTTCCGCAAAAAACTGCAATGTTTTTGTCATCAAGAGTTTCAAAATCCTTTCT
The sequence above is drawn from the Caldicellulosiruptor bescii DSM 6725 genome and encodes:
- a CDS encoding C40 family peptidase, encoding MNLKSLIAIILGIFLMFFSAKVFAQSAQAKSTINIRSAPSTSSKILGVFPKGFKAQVLSNAGGWVKISYDGIVGYVKSDYITITNEKRSAVSNTSRASVAKTAAKAAQATVLKDNARLRSDMSTTSKVLKTLKNGSKVYVLSREQNGWVKVKTLDGTVGYMAYYLLKMPSQLVSKTVSRGGFERSQAETFTNLSLAQRILEFAQRFRGIRYSYGGTSPSTGFDCSGFVQFVFKNFGINLERTAADMAKTNGVRVSYSEIKPGDLLFFDTDGGKNYINHVGIYLGGGKFIHASSARGRVTETDLNSYYGRFFMMAKRVIR
- a CDS encoding TlpA family protein disulfide reductase; this encodes MLNNKIKNVIFILISAILIGLLVYQIMSRSKENAAAEGIVNFKLVSVDGKEYSLSDFRGKKVVLNFFATWCPPCRAEIPDFERFYRENEDVVLIGINIQEDKTTVEEFLSSMGVTYPVLLDRDGKISAQFGIEGIPTTFLIDEKGKVIAKNVGMMTYDQLKKFAGK
- a CDS encoding FecCD family ABC transporter permease; this translates as MKKVLIILAFLLFAVFIISIGVGSVFIPPLRVLKALLFMIGLNKGSVNSLDLTIVSQIRLPRILIAMVVGMSLSVAGALVQGLYRNPMADSGIIGTSSGASLGAIVCIAFSLNTINIFYLPLFAFAGALLISFLVYRLSTKNNKTPITNLILIGIAVSTFVSSINSLILSNINQYQVSEYIFWMLGSLDGRSWVHVKISLVPLCILILCSLLFAKRINILILGEEESFTIGVNPEKLKKTLLFLVSLITGIAVSVSGPISFVGLIVPHMLRLIVGSDYRRLIPASILSGGIFLIVCDTIARVLFSPVEVKVGIITSLVGVPYFLYLLKKHENEVSV
- a CDS encoding glycine cleavage system protein H translates to MLYGERLLFGNMWVEVNGSLASVGITKNLEIELGDIVIFEFFKTSGYIQEGEEFARIESIYKTYTLKSPVSGYIRWVNRELPFDPTLLNLLPEETEIISIDIQQLV
- the alr gene encoding alanine racemase yields the protein MNKLSLYNRVWAEIDLDNLVYNLENIKKKILPQTKIMAVVKADAYGHGAVEISRVLVKNGVSMLAVAIIDEALQLRHFNFDVPILILGFTPFELSEQVVENDISQTVYTYEQAYYLSQAAQKIGKNAKIHIKVDTGMGRIGFLCCDESIQTVLNIAKLPNIELEGIFSHFSSADDPDSDDFTHEQFMKFEKFVKELNKNGVYFKYKHIANSSAAIRFPQYQLDVVRLGLILYGLYPNSSLKEHISIKPVMSVKARVINVKEVPEGFPISYNRRYITTRKSKIATIPIGYADGFTRIGSSQRYVLIKGEFAKVIGNICMDQCMVDVTDIEDVKIGDEVVIIGKQGKNEILADHLAEQIGTINYEIVCSFSKRIPRVYIKDGRVVKILNYIL
- a CDS encoding type II toxin-antitoxin system PemK/MazF family toxin; this encodes MAKVIQQNQNQPPLEIKRGDIFYADLAPHVGSEQGGIRPVLVIQNDIGNKYSPTVIVAAITSQIGKAKFPTHVEIRAGEFGLSRDSVILLEQIRTIDKVRLKNKVGKLSDEVMEKVNQAILISLGLIEWTAEGYDWKKKESAGLKKA
- a CDS encoding lactate utilization protein gives rise to the protein MNPHKAWWIDTNFETVKKNLEARNFECFVIEKKEDVVPLLEKLISKGSVVSCGGSMTLFECGVIDFLRNGNYNFLDRYKEGITPEELGEIYRKSFWADYYLMSTNAITLDGKLINIDGNGNRLAALLFGPKNVIVIAGKNKLVLNEEQGLLRVRNIASPMNSKRLSRNTPCTQDGKCHDCLSFECICSHIVVTRRSPAKGRIKVVLVKEDMGF
- a CDS encoding NAD(P)H-hydrate dehydratase, which translates into the protein MFILNSSQMKEIDRKASQEIGIPEVVLMENAGFCVFEEIRKDFETLDDKNIAVFCGKGNNGGDGFVVARYLAQVCPNVKVFLFDENVTLTSKVFLDILKRLEVDVSILSEELLLSLKTQRFDIIVDAIFGIGLSKEIDGLYKEAIEYINGSGAYVYSVDIPSGICSDSAQVKGCAVKANKTVTFVYPKIGNILYPGSYYCGKVIVKDIGIPEKIIKDIKVKILTAEDLDISRFYRFPDSHKGDYGKVGIVAGSKYYPGAAVLCSNAAVQSGCGLCYLITPQEALYFQNLRKPEIIVLPLEGKEGVISFDSFVKFNEYLAKLDVLGFGCGLTRDLEVEKILIHILENFQIPIVIDADGLNTLSSSPKARELLASYKSQKVLTPHYMEAARVLDVDVKDVAKSPIDAAKKIASEFRAICVLKGSRTIITDGDMVFINVLGNPGMAKGGSGDVLTGIILSMIAQGYSAFEAAKLSVYLHSLSADILLEKKTMQTILPSDIIEGLNSAIRRLIEG
- a CDS encoding cytochrome c biogenesis CcdA family protein, with protein sequence MKIDIFVAATAGFLSFFSPCILPLIPVYVLYLFSQKGSRLKNSLLFVLGFSIVFVVLGVLAAVVGSVFSGYSFVLKKIAAIVIVLMGLVMLDLSPDFLKRIFIPIQGKSNLNINASPLILGMVLSISWSPCVGPVLTSILSMAAISKTLLKGAMLLFIYSMGFAVPFLISSFLIDRLKASFGMLNRYSRAIEYFTGALLIAFGMLAFFDKINFFR
- a CDS encoding ABC transporter ATP-binding protein — its product is MPLFVENLKCGYSYPIVEVDGRLKFEEGKVYGFVGPNGSGKSTLIKALAGLVKIFEGKIYFDNMQLSQLSDIERAKHISYMPQHVFSNFPFTVLDVVMMGRFPYEKSKFLNSKESRTIAEKKIKQVELSSKKFSSILRISGGERQRTSFARVLAQDTKVLLLDEPNSNLDISHQEKILRLVREEAFSGKIVIMAIHNLKMAAKVCDSIIMMKDGRVVDIGRPDEVLTQENIRKVYEVDAVVYKNPFGIFDIELIQTDVPKTFHVHVVSGGGSAQLLYKMLIEMGCRVTTGVLSTNDTDFETAQLFSIYTVFTKPFMPIGEKEYIENIQLIKKADLCVLCNIPFGVQNLKNLEALKFANHLCIIEEEDISKRDFTGGLATKLYNCLREKALVFSSIESLQDYILKETNDKMSRGDLK
- a CDS encoding ABC transporter substrate-binding protein; the protein is MPMKFSKKLIAIVVLITFAVALIPFYSHAADFPVTVKDGKGYSITVKQKPQRILSLALQTDEILLNMVSANRIVGLSIFADDKNNSNVVNLAKNVKGRYSSNDIEKIIAAKPDLVIVPYYIDKSKYDLLKKGLKCPIYVSLNPNSIENIKQEIINLSKLTGEIQKGQALIKYMDDKINFVQKKVKYLRKKKYVLFYTYYFNSTYGKNTTQHEIAKYAGVINIAAVAGLKGWPTISKEQILEWDPDIIVIPSASYNPKKTSQQYVEEFKKDPAFKNLKAVKNNSVIILDDRHVQTVSHYIVEGIYDLAKAAYPYLFK